One Paenibacillus sp. SYP-B4298 genomic window, GCGATCGCGCGTTTTGCTCCGGTAATGAATGAGGTGAAGAAGGCAGCAGAGGCAGGCAAATATGTGCTGGGCATTTGCAATGGCTTCCAAATTCTGACCGAGGCGGGCTTGCTGCCAGGTGCGCTGCTGCGCAACAACGGCATGAAGTTCCGTTGCCACTCCGCACTGCTGGAGGTAGTGAACAGCGATACGGCGTTCACGAACCAGTATGAAGCGGGAGAGATCATCGATATTCCAATTGCACACGGTGAAGGGAACTATTACTGTGACGAGGCAACACTGGCTGAGCTGAAGGCGAACAACCAGATCGTATTCCGTTACAAGGCGGGCGCCAATCCGAATGGTTCTGTAGAAGATATAGCAGGCGTTAGCAACAAGCAGGGTAATGTAGTGGGCATGATGCCGCATCCAGAGCGCGCAGTGAACAAGCTGCTGGGCTCCGAGGACGGCAAACGGATGTTTACATCGATTTTGAATGCATGGAGGGAACAGCATGGCGCAGCAATTAACAGCTAAGGAACCGACGCCGCAGCAGATTGCCGAGCAGCAAATCTACAAGCAAATGGGCGTTACGGACAAAGAATATGAACTGATCTGCGGCTTCCTTGGCCGTCAGCCAAACTATACGGAGATTGGCGTATTCAGCGTCATGTGGTCGGAGCACTGCTCCTACAAAAACTCCAAGAACGTGCTGAGACGGTTCCCGACGACTGGCGAGAAGGTGTTGATGGGACCGGGCGAAGGCGCGGGCATCGTCGACATCGGCGACAATCAGGCGGTTGTATTCAAGATCGAATCCCATAACCACCCGTCCGCTATCGAGCCTTACCAAGGCGCTGCGACGGGTGTGGGCGGCATTATTCGCGATATTTTCTCGATGGGCGCGCGTCCTGTAGCACTGTTGAACAGCTTGCGCTTTGGTCGTCTGCAAAATGAGCGCGTGCGCTACCTGTTCGAGCATGTCGTCAGCGGCATCGCTGGCTATGGCAACTGTATTGGTATTCCGACGGTCGCGGGCGAGGTGATGTTCGACGAGAGCTATGAGGGCAACCCGCTCGTCAATGCGATGTGTGTCGGTCTGATCGACCATGACAAGATTCAACGCGGTGTCGCCAAGGGCGTAGGCAACCCCGTGTTCTATGTCGGGCCGGCTACGGGCCGCGATGGCATCCATGGCGCGACCTTCGCGTCAGAGGAGCTGACAGAGGAATCTGAAGCGAAGCGTCCGGCGGTTCAGGTAGGCGATCCGTTCATGGAGAAGCTCGTTATGGAGGCTTGTCTGGAGCTGATCGATACCGGCATCGTGCTTGGTATCCAGGATATGGGCGCAGCGGGTCTGACTTGCTCGAGCGCTGAGATGGCGTCGAAGGCAGGCAACGGCCTGGAGCTGTATCTCGATGAGGTGCCGCAGCGCGAGCCGGGCATGACCCCTTATGAGATGATGCTGTCCGAGTCGCAGGAGCGGATGCTGTTCGTGGTTGAGCCTAAGGATGAGGCGCAAGCATGCGAAATCTTCGAGCGTTGGGGTATCATCTGCGCCAAGGTCGGCAAGGTAACGGACGATGGCCGTCTGCGTCTGTTCCACAAGGGCGAGCAAGTGGCAGATATGCCGGTAACTGCGCTCGTTGACGAGTGTCCGGTATACAACAAGCCGAGCCAGGAGCCTGCATATTATGGTGAGAACGCCACGATCGACACGACGGCTTATGCAGAGGTTGCGGATCTGACCGATGCGCTGAAGCAGGTACTGGCGTCGCCAACGGTAGCAAGCAAGGAATGGGTTTATAATCAATATGACTATATGGTGCGTACCAGCACGGCGGTGCAGCCGGGCTCGGATGCGGCAGTAGTTACGGTGCCAGGTACTCGTAAGGCGCTGGCGATGACGACGGATTGCAACGGCCGCTATGTATACCTTGATCCTGAGGTGGGCGGACGGATCGCGGTTGCTGAGGCAGCGCGCAATATCGTCTGCTCCGGTGCAGAGCCACTCGCAATTACGGACAACCTGAACTTCGGCAACCCGGAGAAGCCAGAGGTGTTCTGGCAGATCGAGAAGGCGGTTGACGGTATGGCTGAGGCTTGCCGCGAGCTGAACACGCCGGTTATCGGCGGAAATGTCAGCTTGTACAATGAGAATGCCAAAGGCGCGATCTACCCGACGCCGGTCGTCGGTATGGTCGGTCTGGTGCATGATGTCGATCATATTATGACGCAAAGCTTCAAGTCTGAGGGCGACCGCATCGTACTGCTGGGTACGACCAAGGCTGAGCTGGGTGGAAGCGAGCTGCAATATGTCGTACATGGCGTAACCGAGGGACGTCCGCCTGTGCTGGATCTGGCTGAGGAGAAAAAGCTGCTTAGCGCTGTGCTGGGCGCGATTCAAAAGGGCTATGTCGCCTCGGCGCATGACCTGTCCGAGGGCGGTCTGGCAGCGGCATTGGCCGAATCCTGCATCAGCGGCAAGCTGGGAGCGCAAGTTAATATCGTAAGCGAGCTGCGCCCTGATCTGGCGCTGTTCAGTGAGAGCCAGTCGCGTATTCTGCTGACGGTGAAGCCCGAGCAGGCAGAAGTGCTGAACAACTGGTTGAATGAGCAAGGCGTGGTTCATGCCGAGATCGGCGTTGTCGAAGGAAGCGAGCTGAACATTCAAGTGAACGGCCAACCGGCTATCCAAGCGCCGGTTGAACAACTGGAGAAGGTCTGGAAGGATGCGATTCCATGTCTGATGAAGTAATACAGCTTCCAAAGCTGTGGACAGGCGACCATTACAATCAAGGCATCGGCCGGGATGATATATTTGACAAGCTTCGCGAGGAATGCGGTGTGTTCGGGGTATATGGATACCCCGACGCCTCCGCCTTGGCTTATTACGGACTGCACGCATTGCAGCACCGCGGCGAGGAGAGCTGCGGTATTGCAACCGTCGATTCCAAGAACAAGGGCTTCCATTACCACCGCGGCATGGGGCTGGTTAAGGAAGTATTCACTCAGACGCAACTGGACGAGCTGCGCGGAGACCGCGCGATCGGTCATGTTCGGTACTCGACCTCGGGATCGAGCCAACTGGCTAACGCCCAGCCGCTGATCTTCAAGTACCGGGACGGCGATCTGGCGGTAGCGACCAATGGCAATATCGTCAATGCGCCTGAGATTCGCCGCGAGCTGGAGCTGCAAGGCTCGATCTTCCAGACGACGAGCGACACAGAGGTTATTGCGCATTTGATCGCCCGCTCGTCGAAGGACTTCGTCACGGCTGCCAAGGAGGCGCTTCAACGCCTCATCGGAGGCTTTGCGTTCCTGCTGATGACCAATGACAAGCTGATCGTGGCCTCCGACCCGAACGGGCTGCGTCCGCTCACTATGGGACGGCTCGGAGAAGGCTATGTATTCGCTTCGGAGACATGCGCGCTGGAGACAGTTGGCGCGGTCTATGAGCGCGATGTGCAGCCGGGCGAGATGCTGGTGCTGGATCGCTATGGACTGACTGTGGATCGCTATGCGGCGCTGGAGCGGCGGGCGATCTGCTCGATGGAATATATTTATTTTGCTCGACCAGACTCGGATATTAACGGTATGAACCTGCATTCTGCGCGTAAGCGGATGGGCTACCAGATGGCGAAGGAATCGTTCGTTGACGCTGATGTGGTCACCGGCGTGCCGGACTCCAGCATCTCGGCAGCTATCGGCTATGCGGAGCAGACAGGCATTCCATACGAGCTGGGTCTGATCAAAAATAAATATACCGGACGCACGTTCATCCAGCCCTCACAGGAGCTGCGGGAGAAGGGCGTCAAGATGAAGCTGAGTGCGGTGCGCAAGGTTGTCGAGGGCAAGCGTGTCGTCATGATCGACGACTCGATCGTGCGTGGCACAACCTCGCGTCGTATCGTCAATCTGCTGCGGGAAGCAGGAGCGACCGAGGTGCATGTGCGCATCACATCGCCGCCGTTTGCTAACCCGTGCTACTATGGCATCGATACGCCTGACCGCAAGGAGCTGATCGCTTCCGAGAAGACGGTAGAGGAGATCTGCGAGCTGATCAATGCCGATTCGCTTGCCTTTATTACGCACAGTGGTTTTATTGAGGCTGTGGGCGGCAATGACGGAGAGTATAATCGCGGCATGTGCCTGGCTTGCTTCGACAATGATTATCCTACGATCATCAATGCGGAATCGGAGAAGAGCTGTAGCTGTTAGGGGAGTGGAAGCAAGAGGCAACATGGCTCGGACGGTCGTAAGCCATGTTGCCTGATGTGCTCCTGATGTGTACTGTGGATTAATGATGTGAATGATTGAATCGATAAGGAGTGAATCGTGTGGCTGAAGCTTACAAGCAGGCCGGGGTCGATATTGCCGCTGGCAATGAAGCGGTCGAACGGATGAAGAAACACGTGAAGACGACGTTCCGTCCAGAGGTGCTGACCGATCTGGGCGGCTTCGGCGGCCTGTTCGGATTGAATAAGGACAAGTATGAGGAGCCGGTGCTGGTCTCGGGAACGGACGGGGTAGGCACGAAGCTGAAGCTGGCGTTCGCCCTGGACAAGCATGACACCATCGGTATCGATGCGGTCGCGATGTGCGTGAACGATATTGTGGTGCAGGGCGCTGAGCCGCTGTTCTTCCTCGATTATCTTGCTTGCGGCAAGGTTGTGCCGGAGAAGATCGAAGCGATCGTTAAGGGCATCGCGGACGGCTGCGTGCAATCCGGCTGTGCGCTGATCGGTGGCGAGACAGCGGAGATGCCAGGCATGTACAGCGAGGAAGAGTACGATATTGCTGGCTTTACGGTCGGCGTTGTCGACAAGAAGAAGATCATCGACGGCAAATCGATTGCTCCTGGCGATGCGATCATCGGCCTGGCATCGAGCGGCATACATAGCAATGGCTATTCGCTGGTGCGCAAGCTGCTGCTGGAGCAGAGCGGCTATGCATTGACAGATGAACTGGCGGAGCTGGATGGCAAGCGTCTAGGGGATGTGCTGATCGAGCCGACCAAGCTGTATGTCAAGTCGGTGCTGGCGCTGATCGAGCAAGTGAAGGTCAAAGGGATGGCTCATATTACCGGCGGCGGCTTCATCGAGAATATTCCGCGTGTACTGCCTGAGGGCGTGAATGCGAGCATCGAATACGGCTCCTGGCCGATTCAGCCGATCTTCAAGCTGATGCAGGAAAAGGGCGGTATCTCCAACCGTGATATGTTCACCACCTTCAATATGGGCGTGGGCATGGTCGTCGTCGTTCCTGCCGAGCAAGCAGAGGAAGCGCTGCGCATCGCAGGCGAGCTGGGCGAGCAGGCGTATCGGATCGGTACGATTACCGAGGGCAGCCGTATCGTGACGTTCACAGGAGCGGATGTATAATGGCCGGGTTGAAAATAGCGGTCTTCGCATCAGGGCAAGGAAGCAACTTCCAGGCCCTGGCGGATGCCGTGCAGGCAGGACGGCTCGATGTCACCATCGAGCTTCTTGTTTGTGATAAGCCGCAGGCGCCTGTTGTCGGTCGTGCGGAGCGTGCAGGGATCGATACCTGGGTATTCAAGCCCAAGGATTACCCATCGCGCGAGGCGTATGAGACGGAGATTCTGGCGGAGCTGGAGCGCCGCGGCATCGAGCTGATCGTGCTGGCAGGCTACATGCGAATTATAACGCCGGTGCTGGTGGAGCCGTATTATGGGCGCATGATCAATATTCATCCGGCACTGCTGCCTTCCTTCCCTGGCGTGAATGGCATCGGTCAGGCGCTTGATTATGGGGTGAAGGTGACGGGCGTTACGGTTCATTACGTCGATGGCGGCATGGATAGCGGCCCGATCATCGCACAGCGTGTGGTGGAGGTCGCGGATAGCGATACAGAAGAAACGCTTGCCCCGCGAATTCACGCGGCGGAGCAAGCGCTCCTTCCTGGAGTGGTGCAACAGATTGCACAGGGCAAGGTGAAGCTGGACGGACGCAAAGTAATGATTACAGGCTAGCATTTATATTAAGGAGGGCGACAAGCGTTGGCGATCAAAAGAGCATTAATCAGCGTATCGGATAAGACGGGCATCGTGGAATTTTCCCGCGAGCTGTCGAAGCTTGGAGTGGAAATCGTATCGACAGGCGGCACGGCAACGTTGCTGGAGAAGGAAGGCATCCCGGTCATCGGCATCTCGGATGTGACAGGCTTCCCGGAAATTATGGATGGACGAGTGAAGACGCTGCACCCGGCAGTGCATGGCGGCTTGCTGGCTGTACGGGACAATGAGGAGCACCAAAAGGCGATGCAGGAGCTGGGGCTGCAATATATCGATCTGGTCATCGTCAATCTGTACCCGTTCCAAGAGACGATCGCGAAGCCGGATGTCACTTATGAAGACGCCATTGAAAATATCGACATCGGCGGGCCAACCATGCTGCGCTCGGCGGCGAAGAACCATGCGTTCGTCACCGTTGTCGTCGATGCGGCTGATTATGCTGGCGTGCTGGATGAGGTACGCGCAGAGGGAGACACAACGCTCGATACGCGCAAGCGTCTGGCGGCCAAAGTATTCCGCCACACCGGAGCCTATGATGCACTGATCTCCGACTATCTGTCCAAGCAGACCGGCGAGCCGCTCCCAGAGCGCTACACGGTCACGTATGAGAAGGTACAGGACCTGCGCTATGGAGAGAACCCGCATCAGAAGGCGGCCTTCTATCGCAAGCCGCTCGCGGCGCCTGGCAACATTACGACAGCGGAGCAGCTACACGGCAAGGAGCTGTCCTATAACAATATCAATGACGCCAATGCGGCGCTGGCGATCGTCAAGGAGTTCACGGAGCCTGCGGTGGTAGCGGTCAAGCATATGAACCCTTGCGGCGTCGGTATCGGCAAGGACATTCACGAAGCGTACCAAAAGGCGTATGCGGCTGACCCGACCTCGATCTTCGGTGGCATCGTGGCTGCGAACCGCACCATTGACGAGCCGACAGCGCTACTGTTGAAGGAAATTTTCCTGGAGATCATCATCGCGCCTGACTTCACGCCGCAAGCGCTGGAGATTCTGAGCGCGAAGAAAAATATTCGCTTGCTCAAGCTCGGCGAGCTGACCAGCTCCGCCGATCGCAAGCCGGAATGGCTCGTGACAAGCGTCGATGGCGGCATGCTCGTACAGGAGAGTGACGTTCACAGCATTAGCGAGGCCGATCTGAAGGTGGTAACGAATCGTCAGCCGACCGAAGAGGAAATGAAGCAGCTTCTGTTCGGCTGGAAGATCGTCAAGCATGTGAAGTCTAATGCGATCCTGCTCGCGGCAGACAATATGACCGTCGGTGTCGGCGCAGGCCAGATGAACCGTGTTGGCGCAGCACGTATCGCGATCGAGCAGGCAGCAGAGAAGGCGCAGGGCGCCATCCTGGCTTCCGATGCTTTCTTCCCGATGGGGGATACGCTGGAGCTGGCGGCAAAGGCCGGTATTACGGCTGTCATCCAGCCAGGCGGTTCGATTCGCGATGAGGAATCGATCGCTGTGGCGAATGCACATAATATTGCGATGGTCGTTACTGGCGTGCGTCATTTCAAGCATTGATCAGGGCCATTCGGGTACAGGGCAGTTTGCATACATGTCATGAACGATATAGGTCATAAATAATAAATGGCCTGAACCATTGATGGAACGAACCATCATGGAACGAACATCATGGAACGAACATCATGGAATGAACATCATGGAATGAACATCATGGAACGAAGCATGATGGAACGAAGCATGAACGAACCATGATGACGTCAGTCATGTTAGAATGAACCATGTACGGCATACATGAACACGACGGTTAACTACCGTCTGGCAACAATTGATCCGGCGTCTGTCTCTTGAGCTTGCCAAGGCTTGAGGGTCGGAGCCGGATGCTTGCATATTAAAACGGCTGCGCGGCGCTGACTAGCGCGGGTGCGTCATTTATACGATTAGGGGGGCATTATACGTGCGGATATTAGTCATTGGCGGCGGCGGCCGCGAGCATGCGATTGTCTGGGCATTGAAGAAGAGTGAGAAGGTATCGGAATTATATTGCGCGCCGGGCAATGCGGGCATCGCGCAGTTGGCAGAATGCGTGCCCATTCAGGTTGGACAATTCGAGGAGCTGATCCAGTTCTCAGTCGATCATGCGATTGATCTGGTCGTCGTGGGGCCTGATGATCCACTTGCTGATGGTATCGTTGACGCGTTCGAGGCGAAGCAGATTCCGATCTTCGGGCCGCGCAAAAATGCAGCAGAGATCGAGGGCAGCAAAATCTTCATGAAGGATCTGCTCAAGAAATACGCGATTCCAACTGCCAAATACGAGACATTCACCGATTACGAAGCGGCCAAGTCATATCTATCCGCACAGCAGACGCCGATCGTCATCAAGGCGGACGGGCTTGCTGCAGGCAAAGGGGTTACCGTCGCGTATTCGATGGAGGAGGCGCAGCAGGCTCTTGCCGATATGATGGTGAACAAGGTGTTTGGCCAGTCTGGTGACCAGGTCGTGATCGAGGAGTTTCTGGAGGGGCAGGAGATGTCCATCCTGGCCTTCGTCGATGGTGAGACGGTGCGTCCGATGGTGCCTGCACAGGATCACAAGCCGGTGTTCGACGGCGACAAAGGGCCGAACACGGGCGGCATGGGAACCTATACGCCGCTGCCGCATATCCCGCAGGCGATTATTGACGATGCCATCGAGAATATCATTAAACCGACGGCTAAGGCGATGGTGAGCGAGGGACGTCCGTTCCGCGGTGTGCTGTTCGCTGGTCTGATGATTACGAAGGATGGGGCCAAGACGATTGAATTCAATGCGCGCATGGGCGATCCAGAGACGCAGGTTGTGCTGCCGCGCTTGAAGACGGATCTGGTGGACATCATCCTCGCTGCGCTCAATGGTCGTCTGGATCAGCTTGACATTGAGTGGAGCGATGAGGCGGCAACCTGTGTTATTCTTGCCTCTGAGGGCTACCCTGCCAGTTATCCGAAGGGTCGCGCTATCAGCGGCTTGGAGGAGGCAGCGGCGCTGGAGGGCGTGCTGATCTTCCATGCAGGTACTGCCGCGTCTGACGGACAGATCGTGACTAATGGCGGCCGCGTTCTCGGCGTGGTGGGCGTAGGCAAGGATACGGAGGCCTCGCGCGAGCGCGCTTATGAAGCGGCGAAGAAGATCCATTTTGACGGCGTACACTACCGCTCGGATATTGCGCTGAAGGCGCTGCAAGGTCTGGCACAGTCCTAGTCTGTCACGTGAAGCCAGGTAAAGGATGATAGGACGAAAGAGGTGAACATGTCGGCGGAAGCTTGATGGTTCACCTTTTTTGCATTCGTATCTGGAAGGGGCGGGGAACGTCAATTTCTGTAGAAAAGCTGTTCGCGCTTGCGGTATACGAAGATCAAGGCGATCAGTATGCCCGCGATAAGCAGAACGGCCAGCCAATGAGCCGCGACCCAGTCGAGCCATGCTGTCATCTGCCGTCACCTCCTTGAATGATTCATGCCAGGTTGCAAGATAATGGTTCATCGAAGCTATAAGTAAAGAAAGGGAGCAGGCAGAGCAATGCAGCCGTTACCCGTACTTTAGATAGTATGGCTTATGCAGCGATGGAACATGTCCCAAGACAAACAGGTGGTTCCTATGGTTTAATAAGGAAATAGCATGCTTTGCATCATACATAGCGTACATATTCTAAAAGATAAGGACGGGGTGCCAACTATGGGGAAGATTCAGGGTTACCGGAGTGTGCGGATGCTGTTGCTCCTGACAGGATTGCTGCTGCTCTCAGCGTGTGCAGGGGTAGGCAAGCCACAGATGGCTCCTGTGGATAATGGGGACAAGGGAGTAATCACTCAGCCTGTCGAACCAGCTCCAGTACCGGAGCCGCCTGCCATTACAGCACCGCTGACTGGTATAGCGCTGCCAGCTACAGCACAAGGCGCAGACAGTGAGGCGATGATGCCGGAGCAACTGTCGAAGCAGCGCCCGATAGCTGTCATGATCAATAATTATAAGGCGGCGCGCCCGCAATCTGGGCTGACGCATGCGGATATTGTATGGGAGGTGCTCGCTGAGGGCGGGATTACGCGACTTGTTGCGATCTTCCAAAGCGACAATACATCAGAGACGATCGGCCCGATCCGCAGTATTCGTCCCTACTTGATCGAGATGGGCGAGATGTACAATGCGGTGCTGGTTCATGCCGGGGCAAGCAATGACGGCTATGCCATCCTGCAGCAGCAGCGCAAGCAGCATCTGGATGAGATCTCCAATGCTGGCCCGTTCTTCTGGCGGGAAAGCTTCCGCAAGGCGCCGCATAATCTGTATTCCAATCTGGAGAAGATGCGCGCTGGAGCCGAGCAGAAGAAATATCCGCAGGACGTTGCGATACCCGCGATGAAATTTATATCGCTTCCAGGTGCAGCGGTGGCGGTATCAGGTTCAGGTACAAATACAGGCCCGGTATCAGGTACAGGCTCGGGCTCAGGTTCAGGTTCAGGTGAGGCTCTTCCGTCGGCATCTGGGGGCGCTGCTCAGCAAGATATTGCAGGCGATGGTGCGGTTCGTGGCACTGTGGCGCAATCTGGCGAAGGTACACCGTCTGCTGGAAGCCCGACTGGCGCGGGTCATGCCGGAGCAGGCGACCAAGGGGCAGGCCGAGCAGCCAGCTCTGGCGATACGGGTGAAGAAGGCTCCACAAAAAGCACAGATGTGGCGCCAACCGCTAGCGTAGTGCTTCCGGGGGGCGAGACGGCCAAGCAGCTTGAGATTTATTTTTCTCTGAAAAATTACCGGGTATCCTACACCTATGACGACCAAAAGCAGTTGTATTACCGATTCGTCAACAAGGAAGCGCATATCGATCTCAACAACGAGGAGCAGCTAAGCGCTACGAATCTGGTTGTGCTCGGTACGAAGCATCGGACACTCGATGATGTGGGGCGACTGTCGGTAGATCTGGATAGCGGCGGGCCTGCGATGCTGTTCCAGCAAGGGCGGATGGTGGATTGCGAATGGGCAAGGGCAAGTGATGATATTATTCGGCTGTATAAGGATGGTCAGGAGCTGCCATTTATACCTGGGAAGACGTATTACCATATCGTACCTCTCACCCCATCGTTTGAGGATCATGTTACTTATGGATAGGGACAGAGAGATTGGCACACAATGAAGGTGCAGCGTGCTGCGCCTTTTTGTTATTCTGGAGCAGCTTGCAGTGCTGCCTTCTGCTGATGGACAGGGCATTGATTTGTTCGTTTGGTGTAAAAACAAGGAAATTATATTGTAAATCTCTGTTTTAGGTGTTAATAAAAAGTTTACACTGCGTTGACACTTGTCGGGAAAACTCGAAATTCACAGAAAATTTTTAGCTGGCGTTGACACTGGCTTAACAAATATAGTTTAAAGTATGTTAAGATAAGTTTCGGCTGGTTAGCTTGGAAACAGGAAAGATCTGCCGATATTTTATGCTGAAAATTTATTCTATGCTCACTGCAAAGGGGATTTCTGAAGGTGAAGAAGAAAAAAAATATATTTTTCAAGACGCTTGAGGACATGGCGGATACGATTGTCGAAGCTGTCGAACATTTTTCGGCAAATGTAGCGAATCTGAAAGATGTGACGGTATTCGCCAAGGAAATGAAGGAGTTCGAATCCAAGTGTGACCGGTATGTACATACGGTGCTGATCGAGCTGAACAAAACGTTCATCACCCCGATCGAGCGTGAGGACATTATGGCGCTGACGACACTGCTGGATGATGTGCTGGATGGCATCGAGGCGTGCGCGTCCCGATTCGAGATGTATCAGATTCAGGAGCCGGATGAGTATGTCATTCTATTCGCAGATAATCTGGTGCGCAGCGCTCATCAGATCAAGAAGGCGATCTATCTGCTGAGCGAGAAGAAGCTGCTGGCGATCCGTGAACCGGCGATTGCCATCAACGAGCTGGAGAACCAGGCGGATGATCTGCTGCGCGTCTGTGTGAAAAGCCTGTTCGCTACGGAGAAGGACCCGATTGAGCTGATCAAGCGTAAGGAAATCTACGAGCGGCTGGAGCAGACAACGGACTGTTGTGAAGATGTCGCTAATATGCTGGAATCAATTGTTATGAGAAACAGCTAAAAGCGAGGGGCAACCATTTATGGATTCAGTTTTTATCATTATGTGTATTGTTGTATTCCTGGCGCTGGCGTTTGATTTTATTAACGGATTTCATGACACGGCCAATGCGATTGCTACGTCTGTATCCACCAGAGCGCTATCTCCAAGGGTTGCGATTCTGCTGGCATCCAGCATGAACTTCGTCGGCGCGTTGACCTTCACTGGCGTTGCGAAGACGATCGGCGGCAGTGTAGCTGATCCGACTACACTAGTGCACGGCGAGCAGATCGTTATTGCGGCGCTGGTGGCGGCGATTATATGGAACCTGCTGACATGGTGGTTCGGTATCCCGTCGTCGTCATCTCATGCGCTGATTGGCGCGCTCGCTGGTGCAGTTATCGGAGCTGCGGGAATCGCGGGCATTAATGGCGGAGGGTTCACCAGCATTATTCAAGGCTTGATTCTGTCACCGCTGATTGCCTTCTCGCTCGGCTTTACAGTGATGTGGTTACTGAAGAAAATCTTCGCCAACAGCAGCCCGCATCTGGTCAACAAGGGCTTCCGTACAGGCCAGATTTTCACGGCGGCCTTCCAATCGTTCACGCACGGCACCAATGACGCGCAAAAGGCAATGGGGATTATCACCTTTGCCCTCGTCGCGGCCAAGGTGCAGGATAATCTGGATGTTCCGCTATGGGTCAAGCTGTCTGCGGCTACGGCGATGGCGCTAGGTACCTCGGTGGGCGGCTGGAAGATCATCAAGACGATGGGAACGAAAATCTTCAAGATTGAACCGATTAACGGCTTCGCGGCGGATGCTGCGTCTGCGGCGGTTATTCTGACAGCGACGTTAACGCACTTCCCTGTCAGTACGACGCATACCATTACGTCCTCGATTCTCGGGGTAGGCAGCGCCAAGCGCTTCTCCAGTGTGAAATGGTCGGTCGCTGGTCGGATCGTCATTGCGTGGGT contains:
- the purN gene encoding phosphoribosylglycinamide formyltransferase; this encodes MAGLKIAVFASGQGSNFQALADAVQAGRLDVTIELLVCDKPQAPVVGRAERAGIDTWVFKPKDYPSREAYETEILAELERRGIELIVLAGYMRIITPVLVEPYYGRMINIHPALLPSFPGVNGIGQALDYGVKVTGVTVHYVDGGMDSGPIIAQRVVEVADSDTEETLAPRIHAAEQALLPGVVQQIAQGKVKLDGRKVMITG
- the purQ gene encoding phosphoribosylformylglycinamidine synthase subunit PurQ yields the protein MKFAVIVFPGSNCDIDCYKAVEETIGQKVDYVWHTATDLSGYDCILVPGGFSYGDYLRCGAIARFAPVMNEVKKAAEAGKYVLGICNGFQILTEAGLLPGALLRNNGMKFRCHSALLEVVNSDTAFTNQYEAGEIIDIPIAHGEGNYYCDEATLAELKANNQIVFRYKAGANPNGSVEDIAGVSNKQGNVVGMMPHPERAVNKLLGSEDGKRMFTSILNAWREQHGAAINS
- the purM gene encoding phosphoribosylformylglycinamidine cyclo-ligase, which produces MAEAYKQAGVDIAAGNEAVERMKKHVKTTFRPEVLTDLGGFGGLFGLNKDKYEEPVLVSGTDGVGTKLKLAFALDKHDTIGIDAVAMCVNDIVVQGAEPLFFLDYLACGKVVPEKIEAIVKGIADGCVQSGCALIGGETAEMPGMYSEEEYDIAGFTVGVVDKKKIIDGKSIAPGDAIIGLASSGIHSNGYSLVRKLLLEQSGYALTDELAELDGKRLGDVLIEPTKLYVKSVLALIEQVKVKGMAHITGGGFIENIPRVLPEGVNASIEYGSWPIQPIFKLMQEKGGISNRDMFTTFNMGVGMVVVVPAEQAEEALRIAGELGEQAYRIGTITEGSRIVTFTGADV
- the purL gene encoding phosphoribosylformylglycinamidine synthase subunit PurL, producing the protein MAQQLTAKEPTPQQIAEQQIYKQMGVTDKEYELICGFLGRQPNYTEIGVFSVMWSEHCSYKNSKNVLRRFPTTGEKVLMGPGEGAGIVDIGDNQAVVFKIESHNHPSAIEPYQGAATGVGGIIRDIFSMGARPVALLNSLRFGRLQNERVRYLFEHVVSGIAGYGNCIGIPTVAGEVMFDESYEGNPLVNAMCVGLIDHDKIQRGVAKGVGNPVFYVGPATGRDGIHGATFASEELTEESEAKRPAVQVGDPFMEKLVMEACLELIDTGIVLGIQDMGAAGLTCSSAEMASKAGNGLELYLDEVPQREPGMTPYEMMLSESQERMLFVVEPKDEAQACEIFERWGIICAKVGKVTDDGRLRLFHKGEQVADMPVTALVDECPVYNKPSQEPAYYGENATIDTTAYAEVADLTDALKQVLASPTVASKEWVYNQYDYMVRTSTAVQPGSDAAVVTVPGTRKALAMTTDCNGRYVYLDPEVGGRIAVAEAARNIVCSGAEPLAITDNLNFGNPEKPEVFWQIEKAVDGMAEACRELNTPVIGGNVSLYNENAKGAIYPTPVVGMVGLVHDVDHIMTQSFKSEGDRIVLLGTTKAELGGSELQYVVHGVTEGRPPVLDLAEEKKLLSAVLGAIQKGYVASAHDLSEGGLAAALAESCISGKLGAQVNIVSELRPDLALFSESQSRILLTVKPEQAEVLNNWLNEQGVVHAEIGVVEGSELNIQVNGQPAIQAPVEQLEKVWKDAIPCLMK
- the purF gene encoding amidophosphoribosyltransferase translates to MSDEVIQLPKLWTGDHYNQGIGRDDIFDKLREECGVFGVYGYPDASALAYYGLHALQHRGEESCGIATVDSKNKGFHYHRGMGLVKEVFTQTQLDELRGDRAIGHVRYSTSGSSQLANAQPLIFKYRDGDLAVATNGNIVNAPEIRRELELQGSIFQTTSDTEVIAHLIARSSKDFVTAAKEALQRLIGGFAFLLMTNDKLIVASDPNGLRPLTMGRLGEGYVFASETCALETVGAVYERDVQPGEMLVLDRYGLTVDRYAALERRAICSMEYIYFARPDSDINGMNLHSARKRMGYQMAKESFVDADVVTGVPDSSISAAIGYAEQTGIPYELGLIKNKYTGRTFIQPSQELREKGVKMKLSAVRKVVEGKRVVMIDDSIVRGTTSRRIVNLLREAGATEVHVRITSPPFANPCYYGIDTPDRKELIASEKTVEEICELINADSLAFITHSGFIEAVGGNDGEYNRGMCLACFDNDYPTIINAESEKSCSC
- the purH gene encoding bifunctional phosphoribosylaminoimidazolecarboxamide formyltransferase/IMP cyclohydrolase; the protein is MAIKRALISVSDKTGIVEFSRELSKLGVEIVSTGGTATLLEKEGIPVIGISDVTGFPEIMDGRVKTLHPAVHGGLLAVRDNEEHQKAMQELGLQYIDLVIVNLYPFQETIAKPDVTYEDAIENIDIGGPTMLRSAAKNHAFVTVVVDAADYAGVLDEVRAEGDTTLDTRKRLAAKVFRHTGAYDALISDYLSKQTGEPLPERYTVTYEKVQDLRYGENPHQKAAFYRKPLAAPGNITTAEQLHGKELSYNNINDANAALAIVKEFTEPAVVAVKHMNPCGVGIGKDIHEAYQKAYAADPTSIFGGIVAANRTIDEPTALLLKEIFLEIIIAPDFTPQALEILSAKKNIRLLKLGELTSSADRKPEWLVTSVDGGMLVQESDVHSISEADLKVVTNRQPTEEEMKQLLFGWKIVKHVKSNAILLAADNMTVGVGAGQMNRVGAARIAIEQAAEKAQGAILASDAFFPMGDTLELAAKAGITAVIQPGGSIRDEESIAVANAHNIAMVVTGVRHFKH